TgcattgacatatttttttcttttatgaatgTCACAGAAAAAGAAGAGAATTGATTTTCTTGAAGGAGAAAAGGAGATCTTGGAGGTGGCATATGACGGGGGCATGAAAAACGCCAGCAAAAACTGCCAAGATGCCATAAAGAGTGTTGCGGAGAGGTTGTCTTGTTCGGAGGACAGAGTAAAggtaaaaaatacacaaaaaaatatatggttaaattgaatcaattgataaattggtaaaacaaaaaatatgaattacaagATAACAATTTTTAGCTTCGTTGAACTATTTTAAAATTGATGATAACTTtataacattcttttttttctatatcttGTTGAGTTATTGTACACCAAATGGCAATGTCTTGTTGTCatattactttttaatttatactttttttcaaattcaatagatttcaagaaattatacaaaaaaagggTAACAACTACAAGGAATCACCAGACACTTTTAGTTTCAGttgtttaatattattaatataaatttcagTCAGAAATTTTTGCCTGGCTACAGTTTGCGAAATATCGATGTTTATTGTTTAGTTTAAGATGAAAAAATTAAcattatatgaataatttgacagtttacatagctagatgaactgactgttcatggaagaattacgaatttgccggtatttcaaaggaatattacttatgaaaatcaatctcaaggctaagaaatacgtgtgaaatcgggtcattttcggaattcccgggttatttcaatgacccggcgggtgatccgggtgatccctcagaattgtgaaaatctcgggtcacacccgcagaatccgggtcagttgacaggtatgcttGAACTAAGTGCTACTTAGATAGCTGCCTTGTTCCAGTtacaaaatatactttatttgtGATTTTGATGGTTTATTATGATACAATAAGAAACATCATCTTTATAAGGGAATGTAAGAGTAAAATACTGTAATACTTTAAATACATTAATTATTTACTtgatacttttatataaattaagaTGTGGATTGGAAATAGAAATTCAAAAGTGAAAGGACCAGGGGGAGCAAAGATACCCAAGACCCGATATACGAGAGGACCGTCGGCGTACAATATCATTGCCAAAACAGTTGAAAGAGGTTAGTTTTCATTTTGTATCGATAATTTTATTCAAACTCAATTTTTGCCAAGCCTCAATTTAATGTTCAACTCAATATTTATTTGCAGAAGTACAAATGGCATGCAGAAAAAATATAGCGATTGTCCATTTACTATCAAcattgatctgtgtccacacttgtgttatgtaaaaaaaaaaagtggtgaACATATGATGAGAAGTTACGCGAGAGAGTTCCATATCACTGTAATCAGCTTTGATTTCAAGTATTGTTGAAAATGTTACATCGTTATCAATATATCAATTACAtctatgtttgtttttaaatgcaaattggtgtatattgaagttttttttattcatattaaaactTGGGTTTCGTCATTGGCCATGAAAAGAAAAGCATACCTTTATTTCAGCGATAACGCAATCATAAAATAATTGTTCATATGAGAATAAAAAGATGTGGGATAGTTGTCAATGATACAAACTCTTctccagagaccaaataacatagaaaaaaCTATAgaagtcctataacatatgacctcgggggcattatttactttttctatttactgtcctgataaaaaaaaaatattatcaaagtgACACCACttagacaaaaaaatgaaaaatgaaaatatcagcatGAAAACGTTAAATAGTGAATATATAATGCGAAGGCATATATTATAGGACTACAACTATAGGTGACTCGGACTCGACTGCATAGCCTTCAACATTGGTCAAACCAAATATCGTATAGAATAAAGCTTTATAACTTTCAGACTGTTTAAAACcaaaatactatatataaaattttattgctGTTGTTACATTACCAGGGACTTTATCGGGTCCAGAGTACTTAAAAAAAGTTGCCACAACTTGGCAAGCTACCCCAGACGAAGAAAGAAAAACAGCAACAGAAcaggcaaaaaaaatcaaactggaCCCACATCTGAACATGACCAAAGATGAAGCTGTTTTTCACCACCTGAAATTGATTTCGAAGTCCGTaagtaaagatatatataaaaaaaagtgtaggCATAATTTATTTCAGTTCTTGTTAAATCAGAATTGGTTGAAAACCgataattgaaattataaaagcGTCAAGACTTTCCATTTTACTGGCctaattcattttatttcattattacatggtagaaaaggaaattttaaatgtttattaaatacgATTAAAACAGCCCTAATATTACTACTTAAACGGCATGAGTCATACTGGTGACATCGTCCTGATGGGGTGCATACATTATGTGATCTATATTGTTTTTCGGTCGTCAATATTTACAATACAGACTGGCAATCACTCCtgaattaggcagcaaccatttgattttctgggggggggggctatggtttttttgggaaaaaaagtttctttccagtttttggagaaaaaaatgatttggttttgattctgagaaaaaaaaattgtttgtttcaccctcagctgccactatatgtaatgctaaaattgaaagaaaaaaattattttcgacTTGTcccgaaaaaaatagattgtttttcgccgcagaaaaaaaaaccatagccccccccccccccccccccccccccccccgaaaatcaaatggttgctgccttacatgtatacatatactgTGCATGTAATTCAGTATTCATTACAaatccgtattggaaatattgaccctatattcacatcattgccagtccgtattggaaatattggccatctatttaattttatgtatGTAATACAGATTTCAGAACAAGTCTGTATTGAAAAAGttggattatttaataaaagtgttatggactggctgtttctgtattgacACTGGTATATATTTTCGGTCAGCTGTATTGACCCTCAACCCTACGGGTCTCGAGGCTAATACAGCTAACCTCGAATCTATAACAGGGCCaaatacagaagaaaaaaaatgttcacccaagtaagattaacaaatataataatgaacTAACTATCTTACCGAatcattgattttatatattgTCCCTTTTGTATTGTTGATCTCTTAAtaatataggagttattgcccttaaaagattatttttaccaaaattagTTTACTTTGCAAAAGCTATGATAGATACAAacttttaattatatgtttgacATTTATTAATACACAATCTTATTAACCTCTTGTTGAATAGTTTATTGTgttttaatacattaatttttcagataaaaaatatgatataagtatattttatttagaattgcTTGTTTTAACATTTATTCACCTTGAATAGCAACATATATCATTGATCatgaagtacaaaataagaaagtCACTCTTGAGAAAAGGTTGATTGTAGTAgctcattaatttaatttaaagcCTTATTTTCAGACATTTATTCTTTCATATCTTATAGTTTGATGATAATGCATTGCATTATAAATTAGATGTGATAAGAAGTGTGCTTTTTACTTATTAAATTTATGTCAATTTTAAgacagttaaaataaaaatataagaacataGATCAATTATGTGAAAATTTTTGTTGCTTTGTGGTcccttgttttttctttttcagatctAGTGATAAAGAATGTAGCTTAAAGagcaaataattttatttaatttgcgctaaaataaaaggttttacTGCTTACTAGAAAGACAGTCTTTTTTTTTAGCATCTGgtgatggattttttttaaatgcttgtaGATAAATAGTATTTTATGATTTCACATGCATGCATAGGTATCAACTATAGTCTACTTGTCAGAAGAAATCTCTGGCtatatgtcattatgtttgtTATTGAatctaatgtaaaaaaaatttggtctTTTACATTCTGGATATATTATTTGCTTGAACCACTGTATAAAATATAGTTCTTTTTTgttaatcataataaaaaaaaatgacccacTGAAGAGATTTGAAAAGTTGACACCTATGTTTAGTTTTGTACCTGCCTTAAGTGTAATTGTTCtctagtccagtcaatctagcataggTTTGACCCTATTAAACAttaaagcagagacatatatacacatatgtgtatatatgtctctgattaaagtaattgcaacagagaATTTTTAAACTTTAGCATTTGGAAGAAAAATTTCCAACAAAATCTAACCTggtgtagaaaaaaaaatcaagatttaaaAATTACTATGGAGATTTGTATTAAAATGGTAGATAACTCAGTGAAAAAGGCAGACATCAatacaaattgatcaaaaattACAACTTCTAGTCAGCAGAaagtattgattcttgatattttatccatctttagagtataacaagcAATGTTATAGGTGTGTTCAcatcttttatcaagctacaacCTACATTTCATAATTCATTGGTTTACTCCGACACTTCAGTTTTGTACAATTCATGAGCTGAGAATAAGATGGTatagtaaaaaaacaaacttttgacCACATCAAAGTATCATACATTACATGAATAtaagaaatcaaccaaaaactgaccaaaaaatacccatttttgcagagttatctcctctTTCCAATGtgaatttattgaaattaaaaatgccAATTTTCAGTTTCTTTTTGTTAGAATTTTTTTGACTTTATTTGTGTATATTTGGGGCTTTATCCTAAAGATTAGATCTAAAactttttctgttgcaattagtttgaggttaaattaaAACAGAAACTTAGTTTTACTGGACTACACAGGATTTGCTAATGTATGTTTATCTGAATTAAtctgtaacaatttttttttattagtaatgATCTTTTATGTTTATGCATTTCTATAGAAAATTCTTCTTTGAAACTAAAATGGCAAATATTTGGTAGATATCCAGATTTTAGTATTGAAgcatgtgatttttttcttaaaagaaCACATTTAAACTGTTCATCCAATACTTAGATTATTTTTTAACTaagaaacattttcatattataaatgtattattcatgtgtttcctTTAGTAAGCATTTCCTTTAGTAATCATTATGAGTgatatacagtatatatatatataagtacgtctgagtcagtgacaactctacaacagatgtatccatcggatcgccatcaatgatggtgatacatggctgtgtacataatgtatatacaacttgtctaaacatcaaccctaacattgttgggttgatgtttagacgagttgtatatatatatatatataactatctGTATCAGCACAGTCTATTTTGTAAGTAGTATTGAAACAATTCCTGTAAGTAACAAAGATAAGACAAAAATATTATAGAACTGCAAATCAATTTCACTATTTGTAATTTTCAGTTGAAACACTGATTTGTTCTAAGACTTATAGTTAATTTTAGCATTCATTACTATTGAATATTCCATATTTTAGTGTATTCATCTTGAACAGTTGGGGATGGAATGTGGTGGTGTATGTGTTGGACAGGATAAAGTACCCAGTATTTTTGGCACCAAATCCTGCATTAAATATTTCCAGCCAATTGTGGAGAATATTGCAGAGGCTCTCATAGGTAAAAGCTTCAATAAATATTTGTGCAACAATACTACTTTAACCAGTAGGTTATATAAACTATAGCACTATATATTAAAGTAGGACTGCAGTCTGAAAGGTATAAGAGTTTTCATAGTGGTAAAAGGATGATGAATTATAGAAAATAATCACTGTTTTCAATTCTTTGTCAaggtatttaaacttttgtttgttaaatgcAATAGCTATAACGGTTTTAAGGGTAGTTTATTcaatgggacctttaaatttcttctaggaaaATTTATCCCTCATTAATCAATTTAAAACCTGATTAAAAAAGAATCTTCTAAGATGATAAAAATCCATGTATTGTTACCCACTACTTGAATGTGATgtcatatatatttcaataatctGTGCAGTGTAAACATTGATTCAAACATTTGAAGCAGATATCCGACAAAGTATCAACACTATTCCAATAAGATAGAAGATAAACAAATAACTCATGTCACAAGGAAGAAACCATGGCACTCACATCATGAATAGTTACTTCCAAACATGAttcttttcaaaactataggCAAGGATAGTGTAgatatttctttttatcttttatgcACAGTTATTCTTGTACTTATGGCAGTAACATGCTATAATATGGTTTTAGATTTTTTCTATATTGCCATCATCTACTTTGAATGATTTCTTTTATAAAGATAAACATGCCAAGTACAATTATtgtaacatacatatataatgacattttttgttgtttttgcagGTAGTCATTTTAAAACAGAACAGAAACCACAACGGTTAACACTTAAGGAGGATGTTAGGAAGTTGTTTAACTTATGTTATGGTAGAGTACCTTTTATAAAATTGCATTTGAGGGGAAAAAATATACATCCCTTTAACATACTCATGtagatttatcattatttttttttattttcatttaaaaaaaaaaggttttatgcACACATTTCATAGTTAAATGCAGAAAACCTAGCCTAGAAAAACCCTTTAGATGCATTTTTACTTTTTGGCTCCAAACTATATTGCAGTCTTTAATTAATGCAAAATTTCTAATAATATTGTTACTAATTAGGTTTATTaactttttcataatttaaaagctttatatgaaaaatcaactaaaacagaGAGAGGTTAAAGATACAAAAGGATCATTCAAACTTTCAAGTCTTGAATAAACTAACAACAGcatggctacaaaagaaaaaagacaatcagacagaACACTATATAGAATATAAAAGATAAAGTAAACATATTTGGGGCTATTGCATGTGCAtaggaagggtaagtagatccttcTACATATGGCACCCATCATGATGTTCATGTTAGTACAGTGATAAGTATAATAATATAGGTGACATTAAGggtaaaacttgtttcccaattagctataaattatacacttttaaattcaactttatttaaggTTAAAGATGAAGGGATAGTAGTAACAATAAATGCTAATCTCAATTATAAATTTGAAGACGACCAATAAGTTggtatattttattgatataaatgtGCAATTTACTGAATTTCAGCAAGAATGGGTGGCAAAGGCCAAGTGCCATACAAGGCCATAGCAGCTGGCAAGATTGTCATTGGTACTGAAGGACTCCCAGATGACATCAACCTGAAAGATCCAGGAAGTTATTCTGTTGGAGTTCTTCAGAAAATTTTGCAAAATGAAAAAGATCTTGTCTTCAGAAAATTGCAagtatttcatgataattttttgAATTGTTACAATTAAGGTAGATGTGGATGAtctaaatcaaaatcaaaatccatataattgtttaataattttccaaaaataagattgtatcatgttttattttttaaatattataaaagtaTGGTTAACATTTATACAAACCTTTGCAAACTTGTCAGACTTGATATAGATAATGCATGGAAAATGCAATTCTGAGGAATAATTAAAAATGTGGATTCCCTCGCTagcatataaaataataaaaggaCATAAcgcaagaactgtaaaagtgacacttccaaaattaaacttaaattgagttaagggttaataacaattatatatacattacatTAAATTTAGTCGATACAAACttaaagaaacaaaatgtcatacatgtataatgttataaaatgacaaaactgaGGAACAttaaatcaaagtgcttgtaaagattgtttttatctttttcagaGATTATTGCATTGAATAAAGCAATATTGTTTGTAGTTTTTAACATTTGCGTTTAACAGTATAATACTATAAAGAATAGCAAACAGATGAGACAATTATCTTTGTTTAATAGTTATTTCTTCTctatttctgaagaaaaaaaaatattacaattaatataGATTATGTTATAATGTACAAGCTGTTTCATCATTTTGTATCTCTTTTTTTTAGAGAAACACCTGTCATTGTCACTCTACCTGTTGATACACCAAGAGACGGTATGTAATTATTTGATGCACAAATGTTTCCTTTTGAttattcatataaattattttacttAAATTGGCATATATTTGACAATAAGAAAAATCactagaaaaatattttatttccattaTCTCTACAAAATGTGTATTAGTTTTCTTTTctaataattctttttttatcaTAAAGAATTGGAATAAATATAATTGAGGAGTTAAAAGGTCAAAATTTCTTATCTAGATATATTCAATAGTTGTATACATAAGAGTGACCcaatttttatgcccaacctatgATAGGAGAGGGGCATAATGTtgtctggtctgtgtgtccgtttgtAAATCTGTccatttgtatgtttgtttgtccttcaatctgtcccacttcaggtaaaAGATTTAGAAGttttattattgcatagcaatataatattcccacaggaaagtaaccaaaagttagcgtgcaataaattccaatattgcactagtgcaataaatcttcaaaactCATAACattatcaacaacaaaatcttagtttaaactaATGTTTaccttcaaatattatattgctatacactAAAAcagttattgcatgaatattggggaattgGGCTCATGCAACATAAAATCTAATcggaacaatattccccaatattcatgcaataaccctatattaagtccaattaacttgaatcttagtacacatgttccttatggtatgatctaatgccaaattagagtttttaccctgattttacagtccactgaatatagaaaataatagtcTAAGTGGGACATCTGTGTACTATGTAAACATATCAAAATTGTAATTCTTTATACAATTAGcatcagttttaatttgtatggttttttttttacatgttatatattcGAGATTTACAATTTCTTCCATAGAGGAAACAGAATTGCAAATGGAAACAGAAGAAACAGAATTGCAAATGGAAACAGAAGAAACAGAATTGCAAATAGAAACAGAATCAATTCAGGGTAAATATATCAAAGCCTAACAATTCTTCATTCTCAATTTCTgtcttttaataaaatcaaatggtTAAATGGAAATTATAATCAGGTGatctgttttaaaaaagaaagaaaatgtttACTTATAAATATCAGATctattaaaagttatataaattgCAAGTTTTAATTGTAGCATATTTTCTTCTAAACGAATAATTCATTGATTGATTTCTTGTGATAATGGTTATCAAAAAGATATCAAATACAACTTGTGCAATGATATCTAAAAGCTAGAGTAAAGCCATGGACATCTTACTTTTGAATAAATTATACAGTTTATCTTCAACATGGATCATACAAATGAATTTACCATTCTTTCAATATTATTATTGTAGAACTTACTCCAAATCAGATAATAGAAGAAATATCGGAAACAAATGGAACTCATCAAATAGGTTAGTTAATTTAATAAGGGTGTGTATTAAGTTTACAGCAAAGATAATAATgggcaaaaaaatataaaaaatatagaataatggaccaataaagtaaagaataaaaaataatgtgatgctaaaatataaaggatgtaaaaacaaaataaaccagAATTATAAAAGTAGGGGAAAATGGCATAAAAAATGCTTGACAAAGGGGTATATGATATTATGTTTTATGGTCTGTCTGCTCATCCACATGTTTGTCCCCAGCAGTTTACAGTTTTTGGTTAAGACTGTTTTATTTAGTTGGAAAGccaccaacttgaaacttaatccacaagtttattttaatttgatctttctaaattgtatgtaaaattgtttttatcacaattgcatgttttattgtttcattcaATGATTGTAGGTTATCTCTCATGGAATCTTTTTAGCAGCATATTGCaatcttatatatattttaatgaatataaaatatcttatttcaaaCTGATGTgaaattcttataaatatagaagacatattaaggtggtacataacactacagggagataactcttttaaaatCAGCTGAAGGTTTTAATTACATTCAACTGTTTAGAAAATATCAAGACAattatcaaaattagtgtttatcaaactgctataatttcaatgatttttttccaaCAAAGTATGTGGTTtaagttgaaaattttatatttctttcaaaCAGTTAAAGAAAATACTCTgtataaatttaatgaaaatgaaacgAGCTGAAATAATTttagtgtttggtaccaccttaaaagaataaaaatcatAAGTTTGAAAGCTTAGTTTGATGATAGATATAAATAAGAATTTATCATTTTACTCTGTTATGGCTTAAAAGATCATATTATACTTAAATCTTTTTTCTGTTAAGCCATTATTTCGATTATGTTGCAGAATTAGCTCCAAATGATAAAGAAACTGACAGCCCACCAGATATACCATTAGGTTCGTAAAATTAGTATAAAACTGAATTTTCCTTGTATAATCAGATTTATTTATTCTGTCATAAAATGAAAAGAATTTCTTTTGTAAAAAATGCCTAGTATAAACAGTAGAAAATGAGGGTTACTCTATCTCTTTCctccattgatttttttttttggcatactTGATAcgcataggatttttttaataaaatgctttaaaggcattgcaaaaaacaattatttcatcaaataaatttaaatcggatatttttatgatattccttttcatactggatacaaattttattaagtcaactgcagacactttgtagtcgAAGTGTTTCAACTGAGGTGCTACAcagcgtcaaaaggcgtcattatggaggaaagggttaagggAAAATGTCTAGCATAAATGTTGGTTACTTCATGAGAAAAGTTAATTACACCACGAAAAAATATCTAGAGGTTAACATCTCTTGTGGTAATTTGTCTCATTTTTTATAGTCTTTAAAACACAGACCACAAATTTGCAGACTTAAAATTGTTGTGTTGATATTTATAGTAATATTTccctatatttattatttaacttaGATTTACTGGAAGCCACACTAATGGCCTTTGAGACTGACACAAAAGTTGAAGATGAAATTGTAGCTGTGAAATCAGGTTAGTAGTGatgattttcatttcattttttatattagtttcaaaattaaagttattTCCTTAGGGATGTACTAAGGTATTTTTGTTCCTGTTGATTGCTGTTATTTCTCTGCCACATCCACAAAAAGTCATCTTTCTaaattgaacaaataaaatatgcaaCAAGCatctactttttaaaaatatgaaagttaGCATTAGCATGGACTAATGTCAAATGCTTTAACTACTggtatttaaagaaatataacaaGACATTTTTATGTTGAATTTTTAGGAAGTAAATTTTATCAATGATGCAATTTGAGAATTCCTTTTTATGGAATCATGGGTCCTTTGGAGGTTGGTTCAAAcccatttttatgatttgatatggATTCATAA
The window above is part of the Mytilus edulis chromosome 6, xbMytEdul2.2, whole genome shotgun sequence genome. Proteins encoded here:
- the LOC139528634 gene encoding general transcription factor II-I repeat domain-containing protein 1-like — encoded protein: MECGGVCVGQDKVPSIFGTKSCIKYFQPIVENIAEALIGSHFKTEQKPQRLTLKEDVRKLFNLCYARMGGKGQVPYKAIAAGKIVIGTEGLPDDINLKDPGSYSVGVLQKILQNEKDLVFRKLETPVIVTLPVDTPRDEETELQMETEETELQMETEETELQIETESIQELTPNQIIEEISETNGTHQIELAPNDKETDSPPDIPLDLLEATLMAFETDTKVEDEIVAVKSENIQTYAVEAIIDKRKKGSKVQYLIKWEGYSENDNSWEPSRNIPQKLRKLFNKK